One window from the genome of Bdellovibrio sp. NC01 encodes:
- a CDS encoding CHAD domain-containing protein → MESFADLIHKVLKDAKPGKIHRLRILTRQARAALWLHDSTKIHEYKVLRKLGNLLGDCRQNDVLLKDAKTYGFKTTAIKKTRDKSYKKLHKYLEDLEIKKIDKAITRQTQIAFFTDHKKELQKRILKPLKKWPTQLPVDKKELHKIRITTKKAIYRLEHLGIKSMPLKTLQKSLGRLHDLEVLEKEFDLNPPNIVSEQRKLKHRAELNYKHIRASGQPRIK, encoded by the coding sequence ATGGAAAGCTTCGCCGACTTAATTCACAAAGTTTTAAAGGATGCCAAACCTGGAAAAATCCATCGTTTACGCATTTTAACTCGCCAAGCCCGAGCTGCATTGTGGCTTCATGACAGCACCAAAATTCACGAATACAAAGTGTTACGCAAGCTTGGTAATTTACTCGGAGACTGCCGCCAGAACGACGTCCTTTTAAAAGACGCAAAGACTTATGGCTTCAAAACCACCGCCATCAAAAAAACTCGCGATAAAAGTTATAAAAAGCTTCACAAATATTTAGAAGATCTAGAAATTAAAAAAATTGATAAAGCGATCACACGGCAAACACAAATTGCATTCTTCACGGATCATAAAAAAGAATTGCAAAAACGGATTTTAAAACCATTGAAGAAGTGGCCAACACAATTGCCCGTTGATAAAAAGGAATTGCACAAAATTCGCATCACGACAAAAAAAGCAATTTACCGTCTTGAACACTTGGGCATCAAATCAATGCCTTTAAAGACTCTGCAAAAATCTTTAGGTCGTCTGCATGACTTGGAAGTATTGGAAAAAGAGTTTGATTTGAATCCTCCCAATATTGTTTCCGAACAAAGGAAGCTGAAACATCGCGCTGAACTGAATTACAAGCATATACGCGCATCGGGTCAGCCACGAATTAAATAG
- a CDS encoding ABC transporter substrate-binding protein — MAVFKAGETNPGGVGPLFLNTFIFPEVEKKYDLKVVWDLSPTARLFKELANGNLDMMCFVARTSEREKIFAFSSVDMFNEAGGLVVRKDRYAGKDTITPQELAGKTIGQLIGTYVPGFYEKYKIKSFQVSGEDVPQRISDLVESKRVDGAYIHVHATAQYLVKTSNLKQLKAVKVVGWPPLSITVAYRKNIDPALKNAIDEALRKNKFHFDEMIKNFLK, encoded by the coding sequence ATGGCTGTTTTCAAAGCCGGAGAAACGAATCCAGGTGGAGTCGGTCCGTTATTTCTGAACACATTTATTTTTCCCGAAGTTGAAAAGAAATATGATCTCAAGGTTGTTTGGGATTTATCACCGACGGCACGTCTCTTTAAAGAACTTGCGAATGGCAATCTGGACATGATGTGCTTTGTTGCTAGAACTTCAGAGCGCGAGAAAATTTTTGCGTTTAGCTCGGTCGACATGTTTAACGAAGCCGGTGGTCTTGTTGTCAGAAAAGATCGTTATGCAGGTAAAGATACGATCACACCGCAAGAATTAGCGGGTAAAACCATTGGTCAACTGATTGGAACTTACGTTCCCGGCTTTTATGAGAAATACAAAATTAAATCGTTTCAGGTGTCGGGCGAAGACGTGCCTCAACGAATCTCTGATTTAGTTGAAAGCAAAAGAGTCGATGGTGCCTATATTCATGTGCATGCAACTGCACAATATTTGGTGAAGACAAGTAACTTAAAACAGTTAAAGGCGGTCAAGGTCGTAGGTTGGCCACCGCTTTCAATCACGGTGGCCTATCGCAAGAATATTGATCCAGCTTTGAAGAATGCGATCGACGAAGCTCTTCGCAAGAATAAATTCCACTTCGATGAGATGATCAAAAACTTCCTAAAATAG
- a CDS encoding DUF883 C-terminal domain-containing protein: protein MADFTSTTSSSDSGLRSSKGPINQRSLKKPLDEIASKVDLKGMWSNVQSRAQTAISSSEDFVKARPLRVVLGAAAVGFLAGMIARRRH from the coding sequence ATGGCTGATTTCACAAGTACTACAAGCTCTAGCGATTCTGGACTTCGTTCATCAAAAGGTCCGATAAATCAACGGTCACTTAAAAAACCTCTTGATGAAATTGCCAGTAAAGTTGATTTGAAAGGCATGTGGTCGAATGTTCAATCAAGAGCTCAAACAGCAATCAGCAGCTCTGAGGATTTCGTCAAAGCACGACCCCTTAGAGTTGTGTTAGGTGCGGCTGCAGTGGGATTCCTAGCGGGCATGATCGCGCGAAGAAGACACTGA
- a CDS encoding LLM class flavin-dependent oxidoreductase, which produces MKKLVDTKLSVLDLAPVAQGMSIADSFKHTLDLAQHAEKWGYERFWMAEHHNLDGIASAATAVLLGYVAGGTKTIRVGSGGIMLPNHAPLVIAEQFGTLETLYPGRIDLGLGRAPGTDGLTMRALRREMTGREAEFSDLVQELQYYFAEVQPGQKVRAIPGAGLKVPLWLLGSSLYSAQLAAVLGLPYAFAGHFAPELMMRAIDLYRVGFQPSDVLKEPKVMVGVQVVAADTDEKAERLATSLYMRFLGIIRNERVNLQPPVENMDAVWNPMEKEIVLSKLRTSVIGGPEKVKAGLQKLIDETQADELMIVSDAFDHNDRLRSFELISQVRGAK; this is translated from the coding sequence ATGAAGAAACTCGTTGATACAAAACTCTCAGTTTTAGATTTGGCTCCAGTCGCGCAAGGTATGTCTATTGCCGATTCATTCAAACACACTTTGGATTTAGCACAACACGCTGAAAAGTGGGGCTATGAGCGTTTCTGGATGGCAGAACATCACAATCTTGATGGTATTGCGAGCGCCGCGACGGCGGTGTTGTTAGGCTATGTTGCGGGCGGTACGAAAACGATTCGTGTGGGTTCGGGTGGAATTATGCTGCCGAATCATGCGCCTCTTGTGATTGCAGAGCAATTCGGAACTTTAGAAACTTTGTATCCCGGCCGTATCGATCTTGGATTAGGACGAGCACCAGGCACAGATGGACTGACGATGCGCGCTTTACGTCGTGAAATGACGGGGCGAGAAGCCGAGTTTTCTGATCTTGTTCAAGAGCTGCAATATTATTTTGCCGAAGTACAACCCGGTCAAAAAGTTCGCGCTATTCCTGGCGCGGGTTTAAAAGTTCCATTGTGGTTATTGGGCTCAAGTCTTTACAGCGCACAACTGGCTGCTGTTTTAGGATTGCCATATGCCTTTGCAGGACACTTCGCTCCTGAACTGATGATGAGAGCGATTGATCTTTATCGCGTCGGCTTTCAGCCCTCTGATGTTTTGAAAGAACCAAAAGTGATGGTCGGAGTTCAAGTGGTCGCTGCGGATACAGATGAAAAGGCGGAACGTTTAGCTACGTCATTGTATATGCGCTTCCTTGGTATCATTCGCAACGAGCGTGTGAATTTGCAACCTCCCGTTGAAAACATGGATGCGGTTTGGAATCCGATGGAAAAAGAAATTGTTCTTTCTAAGCTTCGCACGTCTGTGATTGGTGGACCTGAAAAAGTAAAAGCAGGTTTACAAAAACTGATTGATGAAACACAAGCTGATGAATTGATGATTGTGTCAGATGCCTTTGATCATAACGATCGTCTGCGTTCATTCGAATTGATTTCTCAGGTGCGTGGGGCGAAATAA
- a CDS encoding patatin-like phospholipase family protein, with protein MKKMGLVLSGGGARGAYQAGVLAAVQEISEKSGVPVKYDFLSGVSAGAINASSLASNADNLKVATESLAKLWSDVSFEKVFSTDSMTMGKIGLQWMSELSLGGMTGTTPGKALMDTAPLRQLIHSNMDYAKVEKNIDDGHLTALAITSIDYAKSATTTFIQGKNVLPSWDKGRKRSERTTISTDHIMASSAIPLLFPPVKVDDRFFGDGAIRNHAPCSPVIYLGAEKLLVIGVRLQSSTTAYEQRAAQYATAPSVARVVNTILNGALMDAVEQDVERLRRLNDYAIAIPPEQQRAVSLRPIDHLFISPSEDIGEMAVQKAQKLPRVVRYLLKGLGSLQDASELISYLLFEPTFCADLIEIGRKDGLSHKEELIKLLQK; from the coding sequence ATGAAGAAAATGGGACTGGTTTTATCTGGTGGCGGAGCCCGCGGTGCTTATCAAGCCGGTGTACTTGCAGCCGTACAAGAAATCAGCGAAAAATCCGGTGTTCCCGTCAAGTATGACTTCTTATCTGGTGTCAGTGCCGGTGCGATCAATGCAAGTTCACTTGCTTCCAATGCCGATAACTTAAAAGTTGCAACTGAATCACTCGCGAAACTTTGGAGTGACGTTTCTTTCGAAAAAGTTTTTTCCACGGATTCAATGACGATGGGAAAAATTGGTCTGCAATGGATGAGTGAGTTATCTTTAGGCGGTATGACGGGAACTACTCCCGGTAAAGCGTTGATGGATACGGCTCCCCTTCGCCAATTGATTCATTCAAATATGGATTACGCCAAAGTCGAAAAAAATATCGACGACGGCCATTTAACAGCATTAGCAATTACTTCGATTGATTACGCAAAATCTGCAACGACAACTTTTATCCAAGGCAAAAACGTTTTGCCTTCATGGGATAAGGGTCGCAAGCGCAGCGAACGCACAACAATTTCTACAGATCACATCATGGCCTCTTCAGCAATTCCATTGCTATTCCCGCCAGTAAAAGTCGACGACAGATTTTTCGGCGACGGCGCCATCCGCAATCACGCCCCATGCAGCCCGGTGATTTATCTTGGTGCTGAAAAATTATTAGTGATCGGCGTACGCTTACAATCTTCGACAACAGCTTACGAACAAAGAGCCGCTCAATACGCAACAGCTCCCAGCGTAGCCAGAGTCGTAAACACAATTCTAAACGGTGCACTGATGGACGCGGTAGAACAAGACGTCGAAAGATTACGTCGTCTGAACGACTACGCCATCGCCATCCCACCAGAACAACAACGAGCAGTCTCTCTAAGACCCATTGACCATTTGTTCATCTCTCCATCCGAAGACATCGGCGAAATGGCAGTCCAAAAAGCCCAAAAACTCCCAAGAGTCGTTCGCTATCTGTTGAAGGGCTTAGGCTCCCTCCAAGACGCCAGCGAACTAATCAGCTATTTACTCTTCGAACCAACCTTCTGCGCCGACCTAATAGAAATAGGCCGCAAAGACGGCCTATCCCACAAAGAAGAACTAATAAAACTCCTACAAAAATAA
- a CDS encoding linear amide C-N hydrolase, which yields MKTLSIFLSLFIAIPAIPCTRVMWDHKNQDVIVGRNMDWSEETGSNMWLFPRGIARDGRVETNPLKWTSKYGSVVISMYDIGTADGTNEKGLTANILYLTESDFGPRDANLPGLSVSLWAQYFLDNFATVNEAIEAMYDKQFQVVTASVNTAMGPRSGHVHLSISDKTGDTAIIEYIDTQRKVYHDRKYTVMTNSPPFDQQLDSLKRYKGFGGDKDLPGTTAAADRFVRAAYYSQQLPTPADYRESVAGVLSVLRNVSQPFGKPDPVRPYISTTRWRTVADLTRGIYFYENTLSPNIVWVQLPKLDFKKGSEVKKITLVKNFDLIGDVTSQFKATKSFEFLKGSAPLALKAMNE from the coding sequence ATGAAAACACTTTCCATTTTTTTAAGTCTTTTTATCGCAATTCCTGCCATTCCGTGCACACGCGTGATGTGGGATCATAAAAATCAAGATGTCATTGTTGGGCGCAATATGGATTGGTCGGAAGAGACCGGCTCTAACATGTGGCTATTCCCACGAGGCATTGCTCGTGATGGTCGAGTCGAAACGAATCCACTGAAGTGGACTTCAAAATATGGCAGCGTCGTTATCTCGATGTACGACATCGGCACCGCTGATGGAACTAACGAGAAGGGATTGACCGCGAATATTTTGTATCTGACTGAAAGTGATTTCGGTCCCCGCGATGCGAATTTACCAGGTTTGTCCGTCAGTCTGTGGGCGCAATATTTCTTGGATAACTTTGCGACGGTGAACGAAGCGATCGAAGCCATGTATGATAAACAGTTTCAAGTCGTCACGGCATCGGTGAACACCGCAATGGGACCGCGTTCTGGCCATGTTCACCTTTCAATTTCGGACAAAACGGGTGATACCGCGATTATCGAATACATCGATACACAGCGGAAGGTGTATCACGATCGCAAATACACAGTGATGACGAACTCTCCTCCGTTTGATCAGCAATTGGATTCTCTGAAACGTTATAAAGGTTTCGGAGGTGATAAAGATTTGCCAGGAACCACTGCCGCTGCCGATCGCTTTGTGCGAGCTGCTTATTATTCACAACAATTGCCAACACCCGCAGACTATAGAGAATCCGTGGCTGGAGTTTTAAGTGTGTTGCGAAATGTTTCACAACCTTTTGGCAAGCCAGATCCGGTGCGGCCTTATATTTCCACAACACGCTGGCGTACCGTTGCTGATTTAACAAGAGGTATATATTTTTACGAGAACACACTAAGTCCCAACATAGTGTGGGTGCAACTACCGAAACTTGATTTTAAAAAAGGCAGCGAGGTTAAGAAGATCACGCTAGTTAAAAACTTTGATTTGATAGGTGACGTGACATCGCAATTCAAAGCGACAAAAAGTTTTGAGTTCTTAAAGGGTTCTGCTCCCTTAGCTCTTAAAGCAATGAACGAATAA
- a CDS encoding alpha/beta fold hydrolase translates to MNTFKAKDGATLYYKDWGKGQPIVFSHGWPLSSDAWEDQMMFLASSGYRVIAHDRRGHGRSEQTWEGNNMDQYADDLATLIETLNLQDAILVGHSTGGGEVARYIGRHGTNRVAGAVLVGAVTPLMLKTEDNPKGVPMEVFDGIREGVQKDRAQLFKDFPEKFYGANRLLKSVSEGVKESFYLQGMQGSLKAHYDCVKQFSETDFRDDLRKFDMPTLVLHGDDDQIVPIEVTAKRVPEFVKQAELIIVKGGSHGMPTTHKDEINKELLSFAQKNAKRTVSRAQDRTM, encoded by the coding sequence ATGAACACATTCAAAGCAAAAGACGGTGCGACACTTTATTATAAAGACTGGGGCAAAGGACAACCAATTGTATTTAGTCATGGTTGGCCATTGAGCTCTGATGCATGGGAAGATCAAATGATGTTCTTGGCATCGAGTGGTTACCGTGTGATTGCACACGACCGTCGTGGTCATGGTCGTTCTGAACAAACATGGGAAGGTAACAACATGGATCAATACGCTGATGACTTGGCGACATTGATCGAAACTTTAAATCTACAAGACGCGATTCTGGTAGGTCACTCGACAGGTGGCGGTGAAGTGGCGCGCTATATCGGCCGTCACGGAACAAATCGTGTCGCAGGTGCCGTACTCGTCGGCGCCGTCACACCTTTGATGTTAAAAACCGAAGACAATCCAAAAGGCGTACCTATGGAAGTTTTCGATGGCATTCGTGAAGGTGTACAAAAAGATCGCGCGCAACTTTTTAAAGACTTTCCTGAAAAGTTTTACGGTGCAAATCGCCTACTTAAATCAGTCAGCGAAGGCGTGAAAGAGTCTTTCTATTTGCAAGGCATGCAAGGAAGTCTAAAAGCGCACTATGACTGTGTAAAACAATTCTCTGAAACAGACTTCCGCGATGATCTTCGTAAGTTTGATATGCCGACATTGGTCCTTCACGGAGATGACGATCAAATCGTCCCTATCGAAGTGACAGCGAAACGTGTTCCCGAATTCGTAAAACAGGCGGAACTTATTATTGTAAAAGGCGGCAGCCACGGCATGCCAACGACTCACAAAGATGAAATCAACAAAGAGTTGCTTTCATTCGCACAGAAAAATGCAAAACGCACAGTTTCGCGCGCCCAAGACAGAACTATGTAA
- a CDS encoding alpha/beta hydrolase, which produces MRKFFLTVSVVLILAIVVIQVSSYFSPFAKSMLVRLVFNVGATVASHKMEGHVPEHISERLDVPYDATDKEALLDIFSSVDLEKFNHGLPTIVWTHGGGWVSGNKSQVRNYAKILASKGFTVVAIDYSVAPGARYPTPVRQALKALSYLNRHAAAFKIDPKKIFLAGDSAGAQITAQVANILSSPEYARAIGLAPTMKRENVLGLLLYCGIYDPAIVDVKGGWGSYIKAMMWSYFGKKDFQNTSGFKEFSVVDHMTHDFPPFFVTVGNGDTVMPQSLSLVRKAESLGVRHDMLFFEAEYSPKLKHEYQFDLDSDAGKQALQRALAFMNARLKDTNQETKSLISLQH; this is translated from the coding sequence ATGCGTAAGTTCTTCTTAACTGTGTCAGTTGTTTTAATTCTCGCGATCGTCGTTATTCAGGTTTCTTCTTATTTTTCTCCGTTCGCAAAATCGATGCTGGTGCGTTTGGTTTTTAATGTTGGTGCTACGGTCGCTTCACACAAGATGGAAGGCCATGTGCCTGAGCATATCAGCGAAAGATTGGATGTGCCTTACGATGCGACGGATAAAGAAGCGCTGTTAGATATTTTCTCGTCAGTCGATTTGGAAAAGTTCAATCATGGTTTGCCGACGATTGTGTGGACCCATGGTGGTGGTTGGGTGTCGGGGAATAAGTCACAAGTGCGCAACTACGCAAAGATTCTAGCTTCAAAGGGTTTTACGGTTGTGGCGATCGATTATTCGGTGGCGCCCGGGGCACGATATCCAACACCTGTGCGCCAGGCTTTAAAGGCCCTTAGTTATTTGAATCGTCATGCAGCTGCTTTCAAGATTGATCCCAAGAAAATATTTTTAGCCGGGGATTCGGCAGGGGCGCAAATCACGGCACAAGTTGCGAATATCTTGTCATCACCTGAATACGCAAGGGCCATTGGACTTGCTCCGACGATGAAGCGAGAAAATGTCTTGGGTTTGCTTTTGTATTGTGGAATTTATGATCCTGCAATCGTTGACGTGAAGGGTGGCTGGGGAAGTTATATCAAGGCGATGATGTGGTCGTATTTTGGTAAGAAAGACTTTCAAAACACCAGCGGCTTTAAAGAGTTTTCAGTTGTCGATCACATGACTCACGATTTTCCTCCGTTTTTTGTGACGGTCGGAAATGGTGATACAGTGATGCCGCAGTCGTTGTCCCTTGTTCGCAAAGCTGAATCTTTAGGAGTTCGTCACGACATGCTGTTCTTTGAGGCGGAATATTCGCCCAAACTTAAACATGAATATCAATTTGACCTGGATAGTGATGCTGGCAAGCAAGCTTTACAACGTGCGCTCGCGTTTATGAATGCACGTCTCAAGGACACGAACCAAGAAACGAAATCGCTTATCAGTTTACAACATTGA
- a CDS encoding ATP-binding protein, producing MKTLDLEKLVKLAWKFVVTKKYSFLGGALAVVLVVAIILVVANWRARRKDLRASGFADKETGALWALRFYKDIYLLRFNRETSVSSIRAKFPWLKDKFGQPFVIAVERNWPRWFFIQSIFHIVAERFPAKAFPQKMSNDNPWMLLIGQDGLKRQVSIDISNISLLYLCGEAGSGKTQCANLVLKQFDQKFVISTKPFDFPELPVVDSSDSKNLDSIEEVLNEVARELEIRKSKLGEGIKHVKELGLSKLVVCFDEANILLNVGYWDREHKEQILRIISKTRALIRQGRAYGIIVMICTQKGRSDELQLGSVKDGILLVGRVDTKAISTELIDSEEACDPTLKPGVFFLRDSFGIRKIQVYWDLRG from the coding sequence ATGAAAACATTAGATTTAGAAAAATTGGTTAAGTTAGCTTGGAAATTTGTTGTTACTAAGAAATATTCGTTTTTAGGTGGGGCGCTTGCGGTTGTCTTGGTCGTCGCAATTATCCTGGTTGTTGCTAACTGGAGAGCTCGTCGCAAAGATTTGAGAGCTAGTGGTTTCGCGGATAAAGAAACTGGTGCTTTGTGGGCTTTAAGATTCTACAAAGATATCTATCTGCTTCGTTTTAACAGAGAAACTAGTGTTTCCAGTATTCGAGCTAAGTTTCCTTGGCTCAAAGATAAATTTGGTCAGCCTTTTGTCATTGCTGTCGAAAGAAATTGGCCAAGATGGTTTTTTATTCAATCCATTTTTCATATAGTAGCTGAGAGGTTTCCAGCCAAAGCATTTCCCCAAAAAATGAGCAATGATAACCCTTGGATGCTGTTGATTGGACAAGACGGTCTAAAAAGGCAGGTGTCGATAGATATCAGTAATATCTCTCTTCTCTATCTTTGTGGTGAAGCCGGATCTGGAAAAACTCAGTGCGCCAACCTAGTCTTAAAGCAATTTGATCAAAAATTTGTGATTTCTACCAAGCCTTTTGATTTCCCAGAACTTCCGGTCGTCGATTCGTCCGACTCTAAAAACTTGGATTCTATTGAAGAAGTTTTAAATGAAGTGGCGCGAGAATTAGAAATTAGGAAGAGTAAGCTAGGCGAAGGTATCAAACATGTCAAAGAACTAGGGCTGAGCAAACTGGTCGTCTGCTTCGATGAAGCGAATATCCTTCTGAATGTTGGCTACTGGGATCGAGAACATAAAGAACAAATTTTAAGAATCATTTCCAAAACTAGAGCGCTTATAAGACAGGGAAGAGCCTATGGAATTATCGTTATGATTTGTACTCAAAAAGGTCGCAGCGATGAGTTGCAGCTGGGCTCCGTAAAAGATGGCATCCTTCTGGTCGGAAGAGTTGACACAAAGGCAATCTCTACTGAGTTAATTGATTCGGAGGAAGCCTGTGATCCAACTTTAAAGCCGGGAGTATTCTTTCTTCGAGATAGCTTTGGGATTCGCAAAATTCAAGTTTATTGGGATTTGAGGGGGTAG